The sequence AGCGCTTTTCGTCTATTAGGGTTGGTTGGGAACGAGCAGTTCAAGATCAATCTTTCTGTACCCCTAGTTCTGGAGTACGAAGAGGTCTTATTGCGAGAACTGCCAAATTTGGCCATTAATGCCTCAGACGTACAAGATTTCCTGGATTTTCACTGTTCCGTTGCTACCCATCACCAAATTTTCTTCCTCTAGCGACCTTTCTTGCCCGATCCAAAGGATGACATGGTGCTAGAACTAGCGGTTAAAGCGGGGTGTGATAGCGTAGTGACATACAACATCCGCGACTTTGCAGGCATTGAGCGGTTTGGGGTTAGTGCCGTCACCCCGGCAAACTTCCTAAAGTCCATTGGAGGACTGTCATGAGCACGTTAAGCATCCAGCTACCTGACTCCTTATATAAAAGCTTGCAGAGCCTTGCAGCACAAGACGGGGTTTCGCTCGACCAGTTTATAGCCCTAGCAGTTGCCGAGAAAATTTCAGCATTAACGACTGAAGGGTATTTACAGGAGCGCGCCAGCCGAGGTGATCGAGCAAAATATGAGGCTGTGTTAGCCAAAGTTGCTGATGTTGAGCCAGAGTTGTACGACCAGTTGCCGCCAGCATAACAACCCGTTTGCACCCGACCGCCGCGAGGTTATTCCCTTGGATCGAGAGGTTATCTACGGCGGGTAAAGCGGAACGTTATGTGACTTAGGCAATTTCTGGCAAACAAATTTCCCCTAGCTAAGCGGTTCAGCGCCTAAATTATATGGCGATTTCTATAAAGCGATTTCTATAAAGCGCTTTCAATCAGACTTTCAGTGCTATCGCTCATGCAGTTTGCGTGCCTAGCCGCTTACGACTTTGTTCAGCAGCTTGTGCCGCCAGCAAAGCTATAGGGGTCGCTGCCCCAAAGGGGCTAGGGCAATTATAAAATGCCAATCGAGAGCCCTGACCCCGCCATGCGCATATTGCTAGTTGAAGACGAACTTGACCTGGGAGCCGCCATCCAGCGCGACCTGAGGCGCGAGAAGTACGTGGTCGATTGGGTGCAGAATGGCGATGAAGCCTGGCACCTGCTGGGCGATGCGGCCCAAAGCTATACCCTGGGCGTTTTCGATTGGCTGCTGCCGGGGCTGACCGGCGTGGAGTTGTGCCGAAAGCTGCGATCGCAGGGCACCCCCCTGCCGGTTTTGCTGCTCACCGCCAAAGATCGGCTGCAAGATAAGGTAGAAGGGTTAGACGCCGGGGCCGACGACTACTTGGTCAAACCCTTCGGCTTGGAAGAACTGCTGGCTCGACTGCGGGCGCTGCAGCGGCGATCGCCCGCCTTTCAGCCTACCCAACTCCAGATCGGGGGCCTGAGGCTCGACTACGGCACTTCCACCGTGGCGGTGGCCGACTCGGCCCAGC is a genomic window of Nodosilinea sp. E11 containing:
- a CDS encoding CopG family transcriptional regulator, translating into MSTLSIQLPDSLYKSLQSLAAQDGVSLDQFIALAVAEKISALTTEGYLQERASRGDRAKYEAVLAKVADVEPELYDQLPPA
- the rppA gene encoding two-component system response regulator RppA, producing the protein MRILLVEDELDLGAAIQRDLRREKYVVDWVQNGDEAWHLLGDAAQSYTLGVFDWLLPGLTGVELCRKLRSQGTPLPVLLLTAKDRLQDKVEGLDAGADDYLVKPFGLEELLARLRALQRRSPAFQPTQLQIGGLRLDYGTSTVAVADSAQQPLPLTTKEFQLLEYFMQHPNQILSREQLMNRVWSLQADPMSNVVAAQIRLLRKKLADHGCDGLIETVYGMGYRFNAAL